The genomic interval GGGGCCCGGGAGACCGTGCTCAGCGGGGCCGGTTCGGGGGAGCTGCGGGCCGCCGAGCGGGCCTCCGGCGACGAGCGCGCGGCCGGTGAGTCGCTGGCCCGGCTCACCGAGTACTGCTCCCGCCGCCGCATGCTGCTCCTCCTCGACAACTGCGAGCACGTCATCGAGGCCGCCGCCGCCCTCGCCGACCATCTGCTGGCCCGCTGCCCCCGGCTCACCGTCCTCGCCACCAGCCGGGAACCCCTCGGCGTGCCGGGCGAGGCGGTCCGGCCCGTCGACCCGCTGCCCGACCCGACCGCGCTGCGGCTGCTCGCCGAGCGCGGCGCCGCCGCCCGCCCCGGCTTCCGGGTGGACGCGGACGAGGCGACGGCGGCGGCCACCGCCGAGATCTGCCGCCGCCTGGACGGCCTGCCGCTCGCCATCGAGCTGGCCGCGGCCCGGCTGCGGATGCTCACGCCGCAGCAGATCGCGGACCGGCTGGACGACCGCTTCCGCCTGCTGACCAGCGGCAGCCGGACCGTGCTGCCCCGCCAGCAGACCCTGCGCGCGGTCGTGGACTGGTCCTGGGATCTGCTGGACGACGACGAGCGCGTCGTCCTGCGCCGCCTCTCCGTCTTCGCCGGCGGCTGCACCCTGGAGGCCGCCGAGGCCGTCTGCGCCGACCCGGCCGGCCGCTCCGGCGAGGTGGCCCTCCTCCTCGGCTCGCTCGTGGACAAGTCGCTCGTGGTCGCCGCCCCGGCGGACGACGGCCGGATGCGCTACCGGCTCCTGGAGACCGTCGGCGAGTACGCGGCGGAGCGCCTGGAGGAGTCGGGCGAGCGGGACGCCGTCGAGCACCGGCACCTCGTGTTCTACCGCGAGCTGGCCCGTACGACCGACCCCCTGCTGCGCGGCTCCGGACAGCTCGACGCCATCCGGCTCCTGCAACGCGAGTACGAGAACCTGCGCATCGCCCTGCGCCACGCCGTCGCCGCCCGCGACGAGCAGGAGGCGCTGTGCATGGTGCTGTCCCTGTCCTGGTACTGGCAGATCCGCAATCTGCGCGGCGACGCCCTGCACTGGGCCGACGCGGCCGCCGCCCTCGGCCCCGACCCGTTCGCGGAGCCCGTACAGCTCGCGCCGTCCATCGAGGAGCGCTGCACCGACGCGCCCCCGCCGATGCGCCAGGAGCTGCTGGAGGAGGCGCGGCGGCAGGTGACCCTGATCCAGCTGGTCAGCATGGACCACGCCATGGACGAGTGGACGAACGAGGCCAGCATGGCCCGGCTGCGCGCCATCGTCGCCACCTACCGGGCCGGCCAGCCGCAGACCTGCCGCAGCCCCGCCTCGCTCTGGTTCTACGCCGTGATGCTCACCGGAGGCGTCTCCGACCTGCGCCACCTGCTGGACGAAACGGTGCGCGGCGCGCGGGAGTTCGGCTACGAGTGGGAGCTGGCCGCCGCCCTCCAGATGCGGGCCAACGTGCTGGCCAACCGCCCCGACTGGGCCGGTGAGGCCCACCGGGACGCCGACGAGAGCCTGGCGATCTTCAGCCTGCTCGGCGATGTCTGGGGGATGGCCGAGGCGCTCTCCTCGCGCGGCGAGGCCAACGAGAAGCAGGGCGATTACGCACGGGCCGCCGAGGACTACGAGGCCGCCATCCGCTCGGCCGAGCAACTGGGCGCCCTGGCCCAGGTCTCCGTGCTCCGCATCCGCCACGCCTCCGTGCTCACCGAACTCGGCCGGGGCGAGGAGGGCGAGGCGACCATGCGCGAGGTGCTGGCCGACGAACGCCAGACCGGGCACGAGGCCCGCCCGGCGGCCCGGCTGTTCCTGGCGATGTGGCTCGGCCGGTGCGGCCGGACCGCCGAGGCGCGCGAACAGTTCAGCCACCTCCAGGAGGAGTTCGCGTCCGACACCATGGCGGTCTTCGAGGGCTTCGTCCTCGGCGGCCTGGCCTGGCTGGACAACCAGGACGGCGAGTACGCCCGCGCCCTGGAGCGGAGCCGGCAGTCGCTGAAGGGCGTACAGGACCCGCTGACGCAGATGGTCGCGCCGCAGATGGCGGTGATCAACCTGGTCATCCTGGCCTGGGCGCTCGGCGGGCTCGGCGGCGAGGAGCGGGCCGGCATCGCGGCGCGGCTGCTGGGCACCGGCCGGGCGCACCTGCCCGAGGGCCACTTCATGAACGCGATGGAACGCGAGAACCTCGCGCGCGCCGAGGCGCTGGTCCGGGGCCGGATCGGGGACGCCGCCTACGAGGCCGCGTACGCCGAGGGCGGCGGCCTCTCCCTGGAGGAGGCCGCCGCCCTCGTGGACACGATTCCCGAGCGGGACGCGTGACGTCAGGACTTCTTGCGGAACTTGGAGACCGCGAGCGGTGCCACGGCCGCCGTGATGACCACGGCCCAGCCGAGCGTCAGCCAGACCGAGTGGCCGAGCGAGGTCCCCATCATGAGGCCGCGCGCCGCGTCCGCCAGATTCGACAGCGGGTTGTAGTCGGTGAACGTCTGGAGCCAGCCGGGCATCGTCGTCGGCGGGGCGAAGATCGAGGAACCGAACTGGAGCGGCATCATGACCAGCATCCCCATTCCCTGAACCGCCTGGGACGTCTTCATGGCCAGGCCGAGCAGGATGAAGATCCACATGATCGCGGCGCCGAACGCGGCCGACAGACCGATCGCCGCGATCAGGCCGAGCACCGAGCCGTGGAGCTGCATGCCGAGGGCGAAGCCCATGCCGAGCAGGATGAGCGTGGCGACCATCATCCGGCCGAGTTCGACCACGATCTTGGCGACCAGCACCGAGGAGCGCGCGATCGGCATCGTACGGAAGCGGTCCATGACCCCCTTGCGGAAGTCGTCGTTGACACCGCTGCCGACGGCCATGGCGATGTTCATGCCCATCATCGCCATCAGCCCGGGAATCAGGTAGTTCAGGTATTCCTGCCGGCCGCCGCCCATGCTGCCGCCGACCGAGCCGCCGAAGACGTACACGAACAGCAGCACGAAGATGACGGGCATCAGCAGCGCGTCGAACATCGACTCCGGATCCTTCTTGATCTGGAGCAGATTGCGCCGGACCAGCGCCCCGATGTGGCGCAGGTTGTTCCGCAGTCCGATGCCGCCCTCGTCGTGGAGCTTGGCGGCCGGCGCGGAGACGGGCGTGTCGGTGGGGGTGGGCGTCAGAGTCGTCGTGCTCATGCCGCGACCTCCTCGGGGATCGTGTCGGTGACGGTGGCCTTGTCGCCGGTGATGGCGAGGAACACCTCGTCCAGGCTGGGCAGCGCGGTGGCGACGTGCGCCAGCGAGAAGCCCCGGGTGCCGAGCAGGCCGATGACGGCGGTCAGCTGCTCGTCGCTGAGGATCGGTACGTAGAGCAGGCCCTCGTCCGGGACCGCCTGCGCGCCCGCGACACCGTCCAGGCCGGTCTCCCGCAGCGCCTGCGCCATCGGGGCCAGCTCGGCCGGGTCCGAGGGGCGGATCTGCAGGGTGCGGCCGCCGACCTTGGCCTTCAGCTCGTTCACACCGCCGCGGGCGATGATCCGGCCCTTGTCGATGACGGTCAGCTCGTTGGCCAGCTGTTCGGCCTCTTCCATGTACTGGGTGGTGAGGAGCACGGTCGCCCCCTCCGCGACCATGCGCTGCACCTCGTCCCAGACCTCGTTACGGGTACGGGGGTCGAGCCCCGTCGTCGGCTCGTCCAGGTAGAGGACGGCCGGGCTGCCGATCATGGAGGCGGCCAGGTCGAGCCGGCGGCGCATCCCGCCGGAGTACTCCATCGCGGCCTTCTTCGCCGCGTCGGTGAGCGAGAAGCGCTCCAGCAGCTCGTCGGCCCGGGCCCGCGCCTTCTTGCGGGGCAGGTCGAGCAGCCGCCCGATCATGTAGAGGTTCTCCCAGCCGGAGAGCTTCTCGTCGACCGAGGCGTACTGGCCGGTGAGGCCGATCGTGCGGCGCAGTGCGCGGGGCTGCTTCACCACGTCGAAGCCGGCGACGACCGCGGTCCCGGCGTCGGGCGTGATGAGCGTGGAGAGGCAGCGTACGAGGGTGGTCTTGCCGGCGCCGTTGGGGCCGAGCACGCCGAGGACGGTGCCCTCGCGCACATCGAGGTCCACGCCGTCCAGGGCCTTGGTCTCGCCGTAGTGCTTGACCAGTCCCCGCACCTCTACGGCGTTCCCGCCGTGCTGGGGGTTCTTGTCGATTCGCGTCATGCCGACTATCAGACCAGCCGCCACCGACAGGCCGCCTACAGCGGACCGACAGCCCGCCCGCGGCCACCGACAACGGCCGACAGCCCGCCGATGGGGGAAGTCGGCGGGCTGTCGTCGTTACCGGTGGTGGTCGGTGGGGCGCACCCCCACGGCCTCAGTGGAAGGTGTGCTCCGGGGCCGGGAACGTGCCGCCGACGACCTCCTCCGCGTACGCCTTCGCGGCGTCGCCGAGGATCTGCCGGAGGTCGGCGTACTGCTTGGTGAAGCGCGGCACCTTGCCGCCGGTCAGCCCGACCATGTCGGTGTAGACCAGCACCTGCGCGTCGGTCTCCGGACCCGCGCCGATCCCGATCGTCGGGATGTGCAGGATGCGGGTGACCTCGGCGGCCAGCTCGGCCGGTACGAGCTCCAGGACGACGGCGAAGGCGCCCGCGTCCTGCACGGCCTTGGCGTCGCGCAGCATCTGCTGGGCGGCCTCCTCGCCCCGGCCCTGGACCCGGTAGCCCATCGCGTTCACGGACTGCGGGGTCAGGCCGATGTGGGCCATGACCGGGATTCCGGCGTCGACCAGCAGCTTGATCTGCTCGTGGCTGCGCTCGCCGCCCTCCAGCTTGACCGCGCCGACACCGGACTCCTTGATGAGCCGGGTGGCGTTGCGCAGGGCCTGGACCGGGCTCTCCTGGTACGCCCCGAAGGGGAGGTCCGCGACGATCAGGGCGCGCTTGGTGCCCCGGACGACGGCGGCGGACAGGATGGCGATCTCGTCCATCGTGACGGGCACGGTGGTGTCGTAGCCGAGGTGACAGTTGCCCATGGAGTCGCCGACGAGCATGACCGGGATGCCGGCCTCGTCGAAGACGGACGCGGTCATCGCGTCGTAGGCGGTGAGCATGGGCCACTTCTCGCCGCGGGCGGTGGCGGCGGCGATGTCGTGGACGGTGACCCGGCGGTTGCTCTTGCCCCCGTACAGCGCCTTGCTGCTGTCGGAGGGGGCACCCGCGGGGGTGGCGGACTGGTTCTGCGCAGCCTGAAGCGACATGGCAGGTGACTCCTTCGTCATCTCGAGGCGCCCTGACGGCGTCCCCGGATCTCTTCCATGGTGGCATCCCGGAGCCTGTCGCGGGAAGTGGGCCGCACGGCCGGGCCCCCGGACCTGCCCTCGGTAAAGCTTTTACAATACGAGACGGTCTCGTATCGCAATGCGTCTAGGCTGCTCCTCATGTCCACACCCTCCGGCGCTCCCGCCGTGTCCCAGATACCGGAGGCGGTCCACCGCCGCCGCTGGGCGATTCTCGTGGTCCTGATGTTCAGCCTGCTCATCGTGGTGCTGGACAACTCGATCCTGAACGTCGCCGTCAAGACGATCGCCTCCCCTTCGCCCACCGGCATCGGCGCCACCCAGAGCGAGCTGGAGTGGGCGATCAACTCCTACACGCTCGTCTTCGCCGGCCTGCTCTTCACCGCCGGCCTGCTCGGCGACCGCCTCGGCCGCAAGAAGGTCCTGCTCTTCGGCATCACCCTCTTCGGCATCGGCTCCGCCCTCGCCGCCATGTCCGACTCGCCCGGCCAGCTCATCACCTGGCGCGCCCTGATGGGCTTCGGCGCCGCCTTCGTCATGCCGGCCACGCTCGCCGTCCTGATGAACGTCTTCGAGCGCGACGAGCAGCCCAAGGCGATCGGCATCTGGGCCGGCAGCGTCGGCCTCGGCATCGCGATCGGCCCGATCACCGGCGGCCTGCTCCTCGAACACTTCTGGTGGGGCTCGATCTTCCTGGTCAACGTCCCCGTGGTGATCATCGCGCTGGTCGCCATGGTCCTGCTCGTGCCGGACTCGAAGGACCCGAAGCCGGGCCGGCTCGACCCGCTCGGTGTGGTGCTCTCCATCATCGGCCTGGTGCTGCTGGTGTACGGCATCATCCGGGGCGGCGAGCTCGCCGACTTCACCGACGTCTCCGTCCTCCTCCCGGTCATCGGCGGCCTCGCCGTCCTGGCGGTCTTCGTCCTCCACGAGAAGCGCAGCGCCAGCCCGGCGATCGACGTCTCCTACTTCAAGAAGCCCGCGTTCTCCGCCGCCGTCGCCGCGATCGCGCTGGTCTTCTTCGCGCTGATGGGCGTCACCTTCTTCTCCGCCTTCTACATGCAGAGCGTCCGCGGCTGGAGCGCCCTCCAGTCCGGGCTGCTGATCCTGCCGCTGGCCGTGGCCCAGATGCTCTTCGCGCCCCGCGCCCGGATCGTCGTCGCCCGCTTCGGCGCCCGCGCCGTCTGCACGGCGGGCATGCTGGCCGTCGCCCTCGGCCTGGCCGCCTTCGCGCTCTTCGACGCCGACACGCCCGTCTGGATCATGTGCGTCGTCTTCTTCGTCCAAGGCACCGGCATGGCCCACGTCATGCCGCCGGTCACCGTCGCCGTGATGCAGGCCCTGCCGCGCGAGAAGGCCGGCTCCGGCTCGGCCGTCAACAACACGTTCCGCCAGGTCGGCGGCGCGCTCGGGATCGCCGTGCTCGGCTCGGTGCTGTCCACCGTCTACCGGGGCGACATCGAGGGCCACCTCGGCGCCCTGCCCGCCGGGGCCCGGGACGCGGCGGGGGAGTCCATCGAGGCCACCCTCGCCATCGCGGAGAAGCTGGGCCCCAAGGGCACCCCGCTGGTCACCGCCGCGCACGACGCCTTCATGAGCGCCATGCACGTCACGGCCCTCGGCTCGGCCGCCGTCGCCCTCGTCGGCACGCTCGTCGTCGCCCTGTGGCTGCCGGGCCGCGAACCGGCCGCGCCCCGGGCCGCACGCGACGAGGAGCGCCCCGCCCCGGCGGGCGCCGAACGATGACGCCCGGCTGAACCTTCCGGGTGAACCGGGCCGTGTCACGCGGCCCGGTTCACCCGTGGGAGCCGGCCCTCTTCCGCGTCGGCGAGAATCGGGGCGGCGAAAGGTGGTTTCACTGTGCAGGCTCAGGCACCGGACGAGCGGTCCGGCGAGGTTCCCGGCCCTCCGGGACCCGGGGACGACTCCGAGCCGCGCCGGGGACGGCCGCGCAGCGCCGCGGCCGAGGCGGCCATCCTGGACGCCGTCGTGGAGCTGCTGGAGGCCGGCGAACCCCTCGCCGCGCTCTCCATCGAGCGCATCGCCCGCACCGCCGGGGTCGGCAAGGCCACCATCTACCGGCGCTGGGCGGGCAAGGAGGAGCTCTTCGTCGACGTGCTCCGCGCCATCGAGCCCCCGGAACCCGAGGTCTCCGGCACCGGCGGCCTCGGCGACCTCCGCGTCCTGCTGGAGTCGATGCGCAAACGCGGCCTCGCCCAGCGCTCCTCCGTACTGCTGCACAACGTGTT from Streptomyces drozdowiczii carries:
- a CDS encoding BTAD domain-containing putative transcriptional regulator — encoded protein: MRYGILGTTQALRDDGTALSVGGARLRALLTVLALRPGRTVPVAVLVDEVWDGEPPADAAGALQALVGRLRRAVGHDAVASAENGYRLAVEPEAVDLFRFERLAGEGARALAEGDPARATALLSDALALWRGPALADLPDRHAAAARWTARRLDARRDRLAAELALGRAAEMLPELTALCGEHPLDEPLQALRLRALRDAGRTAQALAAYDEVRTLLADRLGTDPGPELTTLYAELLHQEPPAPAKAPAPLGNLRARLTSFVGREREMEALRDDLSRGRLVTLLGPGGAGKTRLSQEVADTVDAGTWPDGVWLAELAPVDDPEAVPEAVLAALGARETVLSGAGSGELRAAERASGDERAAGESLARLTEYCSRRRMLLLLDNCEHVIEAAAALADHLLARCPRLTVLATSREPLGVPGEAVRPVDPLPDPTALRLLAERGAAARPGFRVDADEATAAATAEICRRLDGLPLAIELAAARLRMLTPQQIADRLDDRFRLLTSGSRTVLPRQQTLRAVVDWSWDLLDDDERVVLRRLSVFAGGCTLEAAEAVCADPAGRSGEVALLLGSLVDKSLVVAAPADDGRMRYRLLETVGEYAAERLEESGERDAVEHRHLVFYRELARTTDPLLRGSGQLDAIRLLQREYENLRIALRHAVAARDEQEALCMVLSLSWYWQIRNLRGDALHWADAAAALGPDPFAEPVQLAPSIEERCTDAPPPMRQELLEEARRQVTLIQLVSMDHAMDEWTNEASMARLRAIVATYRAGQPQTCRSPASLWFYAVMLTGGVSDLRHLLDETVRGAREFGYEWELAAALQMRANVLANRPDWAGEAHRDADESLAIFSLLGDVWGMAEALSSRGEANEKQGDYARAAEDYEAAIRSAEQLGALAQVSVLRIRHASVLTELGRGEEGEATMREVLADERQTGHEARPAARLFLAMWLGRCGRTAEAREQFSHLQEEFASDTMAVFEGFVLGGLAWLDNQDGEYARALERSRQSLKGVQDPLTQMVAPQMAVINLVILAWALGGLGGEERAGIAARLLGTGRAHLPEGHFMNAMERENLARAEALVRGRIGDAAYEAAYAEGGGLSLEEAAALVDTIPERDA
- a CDS encoding ABC transporter permease, whose protein sequence is MSTTTLTPTPTDTPVSAPAAKLHDEGGIGLRNNLRHIGALVRRNLLQIKKDPESMFDALLMPVIFVLLFVYVFGGSVGGSMGGGRQEYLNYLIPGLMAMMGMNIAMAVGSGVNDDFRKGVMDRFRTMPIARSSVLVAKIVVELGRMMVATLILLGMGFALGMQLHGSVLGLIAAIGLSAAFGAAIMWIFILLGLAMKTSQAVQGMGMLVMMPLQFGSSIFAPPTTMPGWLQTFTDYNPLSNLADAARGLMMGTSLGHSVWLTLGWAVVITAAVAPLAVSKFRKKS
- a CDS encoding ATP-binding cassette domain-containing protein translates to MTRIDKNPQHGGNAVEVRGLVKHYGETKALDGVDLDVREGTVLGVLGPNGAGKTTLVRCLSTLITPDAGTAVVAGFDVVKQPRALRRTIGLTGQYASVDEKLSGWENLYMIGRLLDLPRKKARARADELLERFSLTDAAKKAAMEYSGGMRRRLDLAASMIGSPAVLYLDEPTTGLDPRTRNEVWDEVQRMVAEGATVLLTTQYMEEAEQLANELTVIDKGRIIARGGVNELKAKVGGRTLQIRPSDPAELAPMAQALRETGLDGVAGAQAVPDEGLLYVPILSDEQLTAVIGLLGTRGFSLAHVATALPSLDEVFLAITGDKATVTDTIPEEVAA
- a CDS encoding TetR/AcrR family transcriptional regulator; this translates as MQAQAPDERSGEVPGPPGPGDDSEPRRGRPRSAAAEAAILDAVVELLEAGEPLAALSIERIARTAGVGKATIYRRWAGKEELFVDVLRAIEPPEPEVSGTGGLGDLRVLLESMRKRGLAQRSSVLLHNVFAQMKSHPKLWHEYQCTVIAPRRLAMVAAVRRAVEAGELRDDTDVELMDDLFLGPMLVRTIHRPDAPLPEDLADRIIALAMEGLAPRRGRM
- a CDS encoding MFS transporter: MSTPSGAPAVSQIPEAVHRRRWAILVVLMFSLLIVVLDNSILNVAVKTIASPSPTGIGATQSELEWAINSYTLVFAGLLFTAGLLGDRLGRKKVLLFGITLFGIGSALAAMSDSPGQLITWRALMGFGAAFVMPATLAVLMNVFERDEQPKAIGIWAGSVGLGIAIGPITGGLLLEHFWWGSIFLVNVPVVIIALVAMVLLVPDSKDPKPGRLDPLGVVLSIIGLVLLVYGIIRGGELADFTDVSVLLPVIGGLAVLAVFVLHEKRSASPAIDVSYFKKPAFSAAVAAIALVFFALMGVTFFSAFYMQSVRGWSALQSGLLILPLAVAQMLFAPRARIVVARFGARAVCTAGMLAVALGLAAFALFDADTPVWIMCVVFFVQGTGMAHVMPPVTVAVMQALPREKAGSGSAVNNTFRQVGGALGIAVLGSVLSTVYRGDIEGHLGALPAGARDAAGESIEATLAIAEKLGPKGTPLVTAAHDAFMSAMHVTALGSAAVALVGTLVVALWLPGREPAAPRAARDEERPAPAGAER
- the panB gene encoding 3-methyl-2-oxobutanoate hydroxymethyltransferase — protein: MSLQAAQNQSATPAGAPSDSSKALYGGKSNRRVTVHDIAAATARGEKWPMLTAYDAMTASVFDEAGIPVMLVGDSMGNCHLGYDTTVPVTMDEIAILSAAVVRGTKRALIVADLPFGAYQESPVQALRNATRLIKESGVGAVKLEGGERSHEQIKLLVDAGIPVMAHIGLTPQSVNAMGYRVQGRGEEAAQQMLRDAKAVQDAGAFAVVLELVPAELAAEVTRILHIPTIGIGAGPETDAQVLVYTDMVGLTGGKVPRFTKQYADLRQILGDAAKAYAEEVVGGTFPAPEHTFH